In Paenibacillus larvae subsp. larvae, the following proteins share a genomic window:
- a CDS encoding basic amino acid/polyamine antiporter, which translates to MMLQDRKLGFLALVSLVVGSMIGGGIFSMPGDMAQEANSGAVLVAWLITGLGVIMLALTFQNLADRYPHLDNGIYSYAKEGFGQFIGFLSAWGYWLANMLTIVASSILLFSALSYFFPVFEDGNNLISIACASVLIWMLHIFLLRGLNEAAVVNGLITLAKLIPIGVFIVILFAAFQLDTFRFRFWGSDTFDWSVVGGQVNKTMLITVWAFLGIEGAVVFSGRARRRKDVGKATVMGLLGTLIIYMLVSLLSYGIFPREQLAGLRTPSMAYVLEHVLGPWGAALINIGLIISLFGLVIGMSLLSAETLFVAAKDRVLPKWAAYENKNGTPAGSFWITTLSVQVVLLFVIFMGSTYQTIYQVTTTAILLPYLFSTAYLVKSCLKASGRKKAANGGKGLVFGLFSSIYAGYLLYAAGFHNLLYASVLYGAGLILFFRVYRQDGGKSIHYSKTDALLTFLILLMCLYCLLSFAGFF; encoded by the coding sequence ATGATGTTGCAGGATCGAAAACTGGGCTTTTTGGCCCTTGTCTCCCTTGTAGTAGGTTCCATGATCGGAGGGGGTATTTTCAGCATGCCGGGAGATATGGCACAAGAAGCCAATTCGGGGGCTGTGTTGGTCGCCTGGCTGATTACGGGGCTTGGTGTCATTATGCTCGCGTTAACTTTTCAAAACCTGGCAGACCGGTATCCCCATCTCGACAACGGGATTTATAGCTATGCCAAAGAAGGATTCGGCCAATTCATTGGCTTTTTGAGTGCATGGGGGTACTGGCTGGCCAACATGCTGACTATAGTAGCGAGTTCCATTCTACTATTCAGCGCATTATCCTACTTTTTTCCTGTTTTTGAAGATGGGAATAATCTGATTTCTATCGCTTGTGCTTCGGTTTTGATCTGGATGCTTCATATTTTTTTGCTTCGCGGACTCAACGAAGCGGCGGTAGTGAACGGACTGATTACATTAGCCAAGCTTATTCCGATTGGAGTTTTTATTGTAATTTTGTTTGCCGCATTTCAACTGGATACGTTCCGGTTTCGCTTTTGGGGAAGTGATACATTTGACTGGAGTGTAGTTGGGGGCCAGGTGAACAAAACCATGCTGATAACCGTTTGGGCATTCCTGGGCATTGAAGGGGCTGTCGTTTTTTCCGGAAGGGCAAGAAGAAGAAAGGATGTTGGCAAGGCAACGGTGATGGGGCTGCTGGGTACCCTGATTATTTATATGCTTGTCTCTTTGTTGTCTTACGGCATATTCCCAAGAGAGCAGCTTGCCGGACTCCGAACGCCATCCATGGCATATGTTCTGGAGCATGTACTGGGGCCGTGGGGGGCGGCACTAATTAATATTGGTCTTATCATTTCCCTGTTTGGACTGGTGATAGGAATGTCCTTACTATCAGCAGAAACACTGTTCGTTGCAGCAAAAGATCGCGTGCTTCCCAAGTGGGCGGCCTATGAAAATAAAAATGGAACCCCTGCCGGGTCATTTTGGATCACTACCTTATCGGTCCAGGTTGTCCTGCTTTTCGTAATCTTTATGGGCTCGACGTATCAGACTATCTACCAGGTGACAACAACAGCCATCCTGCTCCCGTATTTGTTTTCAACAGCTTATCTGGTCAAATCCTGTTTGAAAGCTTCAGGGAGGAAAAAGGCAGCCAATGGCGGAAAAGGGCTGGTTTTCGGGCTGTTTTCCTCTATTTATGCAGGCTACCTGTTATATGCGGCAGGATTTCATAATCTGCTTTATGCTTCTGTACTTTATGGTGCCGGACTAATTCTGTTCTTTCGGGTTTACCGTCAGGACGGCGGCAAATCCATTCACTATTCCAAAACGGATGCTCTGCTGACTTTCTTGATTCTATTGATGTGTTTATACTGCTTACTGTCCTTCGCAGGTTTCTTCTAA
- a CDS encoding LTA synthase family protein → MSFRNKIRIRPLRSWNWDGLFFYTAIIIWVKSLLLLAALHSPDSAGIRPSTTFYGNAPIGSHLMFIVFFAAIGLLFKNRMRWWYYLGYNLAVSLMLFWDLVYYRAYGAFLSIRFLLHPTGFNPLELNLWTYIRPIDLLFLADFLVLLYLSFRKKKLYRSVHRKPILGLALMMLASAYVGYDHYRIDVKNTKEDMIFLRMCWVPYQSISNMSPIGYHFYDAIRLFGEAKEYKLTQEDEKKIQTWLKQNQDDLPDNKYKGMYKGKNLIMIQVESLEDFVLNQTVNGQEITPNLNRLLGNSLNFTNYYEHVNNGTSSDGDLTTITSTFPVRKGTNFYRYPTNTYLSLPKLFEGIGYHTYSSHPERAGNWNWMEAHRNFGFQTSWDLREFNVDETIGLGLSDGSYMRQMNQKLANVPQPFLMHFVTLTSHAAFGIPEKEKGLKLDKEFEETILGAYFQAVNYTDRQIGLFLDRLEQDGLLDKTVVAIYGDHGGVHKFYQSKVNKIKMEKEEWRPNTHKLPFLVYSKGSQGETIPTIGGQADTMPTLAYLLGVDDKEFKSTIMGKNLLKTTKNYTILNNGTIIGTPSSEEEKNHAKQTFEIADLIHETNYFKYHPEGF, encoded by the coding sequence TTGTCTTTCCGAAATAAGATTCGCATTAGACCGCTTCGTTCCTGGAACTGGGACGGCCTGTTTTTTTATACGGCCATTATTATTTGGGTGAAATCTCTGCTGCTTTTGGCAGCCCTTCATTCTCCCGATTCAGCCGGGATCAGGCCCTCCACTACCTTTTACGGAAATGCGCCCATCGGCTCCCATTTGATGTTTATTGTTTTTTTTGCCGCAATAGGCCTACTGTTCAAAAATAGGATGCGCTGGTGGTATTACTTGGGGTATAACTTGGCTGTCAGCCTTATGCTCTTTTGGGACCTGGTGTATTATCGGGCTTATGGTGCGTTTTTATCCATACGTTTTTTGTTACACCCGACCGGGTTCAACCCGCTTGAGCTCAATCTTTGGACCTACATAAGACCCATTGATTTATTATTTCTTGCCGATTTTCTTGTCCTATTATATCTTTCTTTCCGCAAAAAAAAGCTATACCGGAGTGTTCACAGAAAGCCCATCTTGGGACTCGCTCTGATGATGCTCGCTTCCGCTTATGTGGGATATGACCATTACCGGATTGATGTTAAAAATACTAAAGAAGATATGATTTTCCTGCGGATGTGCTGGGTACCTTACCAGTCAATATCCAACATGTCTCCGATCGGCTATCATTTTTACGACGCGATCCGCCTTTTTGGGGAGGCAAAGGAATATAAGCTGACCCAGGAGGATGAAAAGAAAATTCAGACATGGCTGAAGCAAAATCAGGACGACCTCCCGGATAACAAGTATAAGGGGATGTACAAGGGGAAAAACCTGATCATGATTCAGGTTGAATCTTTGGAAGATTTTGTGCTTAACCAAACTGTAAATGGCCAGGAAATTACCCCCAACCTGAATCGCTTGCTTGGAAATAGTTTAAACTTCACTAACTATTATGAGCATGTTAATAACGGAACAAGCTCGGATGGCGATTTGACAACCATTACATCGACTTTTCCGGTACGTAAAGGCACAAACTTTTACCGCTATCCTACCAATACTTATCTATCACTTCCTAAGTTATTTGAAGGGATCGGCTATCACACTTACTCGTCACACCCGGAACGGGCCGGGAACTGGAACTGGATGGAAGCCCACCGTAACTTCGGATTCCAGACAAGCTGGGATTTGCGGGAATTCAATGTGGATGAAACAATTGGCCTGGGCTTGTCGGACGGTTCTTATATGAGACAGATGAATCAAAAGTTGGCTAATGTCCCACAGCCTTTCCTAATGCATTTTGTCACCTTGACAAGCCATGCCGCATTCGGAATTCCTGAGAAGGAAAAGGGGCTCAAGCTCGATAAAGAATTCGAAGAAACTATTCTGGGTGCTTATTTTCAAGCCGTGAATTACACGGACCGGCAAATTGGATTATTTCTGGACAGACTGGAACAGGATGGTCTTCTGGATAAAACCGTTGTAGCTATCTATGGAGACCATGGCGGCGTGCATAAGTTTTACCAGAGCAAAGTGAACAAAATTAAGATGGAAAAGGAAGAATGGCGTCCGAATACGCATAAACTTCCCTTCCTTGTCTACAGCAAAGGAAGTCAGGGAGAAACTATCCCGACAATTGGCGGACAGGCGGATACCATGCCAACACTCGCTTATTTGCTGGGTGTGGATGATAAGGAATTCAAATCCACCATTATGGGCAAAAATCTGCTCAAAACAACCAAAAATTATACAATCTTAAATAATGGCACAATTATAGGCACTCCTTCCTCCGAAGAGGAAAAAAATCATGCCAAGCAAACCTTTGAGATTGCCGACCTGATTCATGAGACCAATTATTTTAAATATCATCCGGAAGGATTCTGA
- a CDS encoding D-serine ammonia-lyase, translated as MKEIESKDIRTCKDQKPLLNKLISMEEVFWINPNIEKFQTGIKKPPLIQDDVRDAEERLKRFAPYIAKVFPETQKMNGIIESPLVGIPTMKRSLEQDYQQPILGELLLKCDSHLPISGSIKARGGIYEVLKHAEELAFQHQLLTIQDDYSILDSDRFRTFFSQYSIAVGSTGNLGLSIGIMSAKLGFNVIVHMSADAKHWKKNLLRNKNVKVIEYEADYSKAVEEGRIQANGDPTCYFVDDENSHDLFLGYAVAASRLKKQLEGLKITIDENHPLFVYLPCGVGGGPGGIAFGLKLLYQDYVHCFFAEPTHSPCMLLGLITGLHDEISVQDVGIDNVTDADGLAVGKPSGFVGKTIEPFLSGNYTVSDEQLYKLLKELVDTEGIHLEPSALAGMIGPIKLCKEGVDYLLKHHLTEKMSKGTHIIWGTGGSMVPEEVMTQYYQKGLKLALEKQK; from the coding sequence ATGAAGGAGATTGAGAGCAAAGATATACGAACATGCAAAGACCAAAAACCTTTACTAAACAAGCTCATTTCGATGGAGGAAGTATTTTGGATCAATCCTAATATCGAAAAATTCCAGACAGGAATTAAAAAACCCCCCCTTATTCAAGATGATGTAAGGGATGCAGAGGAAAGGTTGAAACGTTTTGCCCCATATATCGCCAAGGTTTTCCCAGAAACCCAAAAGATGAATGGTATCATAGAATCTCCCTTAGTGGGAATTCCTACCATGAAACGATCCTTAGAACAGGATTATCAACAACCTATATTAGGCGAATTATTGCTAAAGTGTGATAGTCACCTTCCTATATCAGGGTCTATAAAAGCAAGAGGAGGGATTTATGAAGTTCTCAAACATGCAGAAGAGTTAGCTTTTCAACATCAATTGTTAACAATTCAAGATGACTATTCTATTTTAGATAGTGATAGGTTTCGAACATTCTTCTCACAATATTCAATTGCAGTAGGCTCGACTGGAAATTTAGGACTTAGTATAGGCATCATGAGTGCAAAGTTAGGTTTTAATGTGATTGTTCATATGTCAGCTGATGCAAAACACTGGAAAAAAAATTTGCTTCGAAACAAAAATGTTAAGGTTATTGAATATGAAGCTGATTACAGTAAAGCAGTAGAAGAAGGTCGAATCCAAGCAAATGGAGACCCTACATGTTATTTTGTGGATGATGAAAATTCTCATGACCTATTTTTAGGATACGCAGTGGCAGCGTCTCGATTGAAAAAACAATTAGAAGGATTAAAGATAACAATAGATGAAAATCATCCTTTGTTTGTTTATCTTCCATGTGGGGTAGGTGGTGGTCCTGGAGGCATAGCTTTTGGTTTGAAGTTATTGTATCAAGACTATGTTCACTGTTTCTTTGCAGAACCTACCCATTCTCCATGTATGTTACTTGGTTTAATAACTGGACTTCATGATGAAATTTCTGTACAAGATGTTGGTATCGACAATGTAACAGATGCGGATGGACTTGCGGTAGGGAAGCCATCTGGATTTGTGGGTAAAACTATAGAACCTTTTTTAAGCGGTAATTATACGGTTAGCGATGAACAGTTGTATAAGTTGCTAAAGGAACTAGTCGATACAGAGGGGATTCATTTAGAACCTTCTGCACTAGCAGGCATGATAGGACCAATTAAATTATGTAAAGAGGGAGTCGATTATTTACTGAAGCATCATTTAACGGAAAAAATGAGTAAGGGTACACATATTATTTGGGGGACAGGTGGAAGTATGGTTCCTGAAGAAGTGATGACCCAATATTATCAAAAAGGGCTGAAATTAGCGTTAGAGAAACAGAAGTAA
- a CDS encoding helix-turn-helix domain-containing protein has product MENIDIGKKVEKYRKAKGLSSRELAKLAEITPSMLSQIERGLANPSIQTLKVLAKTLDVPTFSFLLEETNTDDLIVRSSKRKKMIIDNLSYELLSPDFTGNLATAIMNVPPNTSSSEKLLAHRGEEVAFILEGKIRVYLDEEEYLLEAGDSVKIPANLKHKWENNFSQNAVILFSVTPPAF; this is encoded by the coding sequence ATGGAAAATATAGACATTGGTAAGAAAGTTGAAAAATATAGAAAAGCTAAAGGATTGAGTAGTAGAGAGTTAGCAAAATTAGCTGAAATTACACCTTCAATGTTAAGCCAAATTGAACGAGGTTTGGCGAATCCTTCTATTCAAACTCTAAAGGTCTTAGCTAAAACCCTTGATGTTCCAACTTTTAGTTTTTTACTTGAAGAAACAAATACGGATGATTTAATCGTAAGGTCCAGTAAACGTAAGAAAATGATCATTGATAATTTGTCTTATGAGTTATTGTCTCCTGATTTTACGGGTAATCTGGCAACGGCGATTATGAATGTTCCTCCGAATACTTCTTCATCAGAGAAACTTCTAGCACATAGAGGAGAGGAAGTAGCATTTATTTTAGAAGGAAAAATTAGGGTGTATTTAGATGAAGAAGAATATCTATTGGAAGCTGGTGATAGTGTGAAAATACCAGCAAATTTAAAACATAAATGGGAAAACAATTTTAGTCAAAATGCAGTTATATTATTTTCAGTTACCCCACCCGCGTTTTAA
- a CDS encoding MDR family MFS transporter translates to MSEIQQTKGINKRLVLAGLIIGMFFSSLEQTVVGTAMPTIIKDLDGFSIFAWVTTAYMITSTTIIPIVGKLSDLFGRRMMYLIGTVIFVVGSMLCATATSMEQLVIYRGIQGLGGGMIMPLSQTIIGDIFTAEQRARWQGVFGAIFGLSSVFGPFVGGFIVDHVSWHWIFSINAPFGLLSALLILFGMKHEITAKSQGKVNIDYLGILTLVTGLVLFLLGITFAGDKFAWASTESYLIFGGSLLFILLFILAELKAAEPIIDMGLFKNRVFTSVNLLGFVLGLGMFGAIMFVPLFMQGILGVSPTAAGSTMTPMMIALILASVIGGQLLLRFTYRTILFIGMPIASLGFFLMSTLGIDTASLTVYSFMIVMGLGMGLVMPTLTIAVQNEFPRNQLGAVTSATTFFRSIGGTIGVTVLNVVMNHNLKVNMTDTLATPDVTGNPMMSGALSQIGTDSDKMFGVMLNPQLLGDKLPADIVHNIVTTVKSAWVHSFSTVFLVGLIFVAIGVLITLTVGKGRIKRDKKESEASRVHESKEVQT, encoded by the coding sequence ATGAGTGAAATTCAACAAACAAAAGGAATAAACAAACGGCTTGTGCTGGCGGGTCTGATCATCGGCATGTTCTTCAGCAGCCTTGAACAGACAGTAGTAGGTACGGCTATGCCTACCATAATTAAAGATTTAGACGGTTTTTCCATCTTTGCATGGGTAACTACAGCATATATGATCACATCTACCACGATAATCCCGATTGTGGGCAAATTATCCGACCTGTTTGGCAGGCGAATGATGTACTTGATCGGTACGGTCATCTTTGTGGTCGGGTCCATGCTGTGTGCAACTGCGACAAGTATGGAACAGCTCGTTATTTACCGTGGTATCCAGGGTTTGGGCGGCGGTATGATCATGCCCTTGTCCCAAACGATTATTGGTGATATTTTTACGGCAGAGCAAAGAGCCAGATGGCAAGGAGTATTCGGTGCGATTTTTGGACTCAGCTCTGTATTTGGTCCGTTTGTAGGCGGATTTATTGTTGACCATGTAAGTTGGCATTGGATATTCTCCATCAATGCTCCGTTCGGACTTTTGTCCGCCCTGCTGATCCTCTTTGGCATGAAGCATGAAATTACAGCAAAAAGCCAAGGAAAAGTGAATATCGATTATCTTGGCATTTTGACACTTGTTACCGGGCTTGTTCTTTTTCTTCTTGGCATTACATTTGCCGGGGATAAATTCGCCTGGGCCTCTACGGAAAGCTATCTGATTTTCGGCGGTTCGTTGCTGTTTATTCTATTATTCATCTTAGCAGAATTGAAAGCGGCGGAACCTATTATCGATATGGGACTATTTAAAAATCGCGTATTCACCTCGGTAAACCTGCTGGGTTTTGTTCTTGGCCTTGGCATGTTCGGTGCAATTATGTTCGTGCCGCTGTTTATGCAGGGAATTTTAGGAGTAAGTCCGACAGCAGCCGGTTCAACCATGACTCCTATGATGATTGCTTTAATTCTGGCGAGTGTGATTGGCGGACAATTACTACTAAGATTCACCTACCGGACCATATTATTTATCGGTATGCCGATAGCATCTTTAGGCTTTTTCCTGATGAGTACGCTGGGCATTGATACGGCTTCCCTGACCGTTTATTCCTTTATGATCGTGATGGGTTTGGGAATGGGGCTTGTTATGCCGACGCTCACTATTGCCGTGCAGAATGAATTTCCGAGAAATCAGCTGGGTGCGGTAACCTCTGCAACTACGTTCTTCCGGTCAATTGGCGGAACTATCGGTGTTACCGTTCTGAACGTAGTCATGAATCATAATCTGAAGGTGAACATGACGGATACCCTGGCTACTCCGGATGTTACCGGAAATCCGATGATGTCCGGCGCCCTGAGCCAAATCGGGACGGATTCCGATAAAATGTTTGGCGTTATGCTCAATCCGCAGCTTCTGGGCGATAAACTGCCTGCGGATATCGTCCATAACATCGTGACTACCGTAAAGTCCGCCTGGGTGCATTCTTTCTCTACGGTATTCCTTGTAGGATTAATCTTCGTGGCAATCGGTGTGCTGATCACCCTGACAGTAGGAAAGGGACGCATTAAACGGGATAAAAAGGAATCGGAGGCAAGCCGGGTCCATGAAAGTAAAGAAGTGCAAACCTAG
- a CDS encoding TetR/AcrR family transcriptional regulator yields the protein MAERMTEKKKQIILAAMKLFSLNGFNNTSMQEIAETCEMSKGSLYTYFKSKEELLLSMMQFFSQQIWDRIMLIQHEPKLTEKEKFSKQIEVHMQHFVEFREINMKQIFNSVGRSNENIANYIRNMNYEMLHWLEKRMIDMYGKELEPYKADCAMFFGGLFSTYFTLILMENIKIPVKKIISSFLRLLDYMVGGILATKPDPLLTPETWPNYAGGLCGNNYEKDHPLVLIKQMQHQLEKRGIDSPDGLASESLKWLEEEFRQMEPRQVIIKGMIANLREFRELEPKLRRLCDLVKEMPTS from the coding sequence TTGGCAGAACGTATGACCGAAAAGAAAAAGCAAATTATTCTTGCTGCTATGAAACTTTTTTCATTAAACGGGTTTAACAATACATCCATGCAGGAGATAGCCGAAACATGTGAAATGTCCAAGGGGAGCTTGTATACGTATTTTAAATCAAAGGAAGAGCTTCTTCTCAGCATGATGCAATTTTTCTCACAACAAATTTGGGATCGCATAATGTTGATTCAACACGAGCCTAAACTGACGGAAAAAGAAAAATTTTCGAAACAAATTGAAGTTCATATGCAGCATTTCGTTGAGTTCCGGGAAATTAATATGAAGCAAATTTTTAACAGCGTTGGGCGGTCTAATGAGAACATTGCTAATTACATCCGGAATATGAACTATGAAATGCTGCACTGGCTGGAAAAACGCATGATTGATATGTATGGGAAGGAACTGGAGCCTTACAAGGCGGATTGCGCCATGTTCTTTGGAGGGTTATTCTCCACGTATTTTACTTTGATCCTGATGGAGAACATTAAAATTCCCGTAAAGAAAATCATATCGTCCTTTTTAAGACTTCTGGATTATATGGTAGGCGGTATTCTTGCAACGAAGCCGGATCCGCTGCTGACTCCGGAAACCTGGCCGAATTATGCCGGCGGCCTTTGCGGAAACAACTATGAGAAAGATCATCCTCTCGTACTGATCAAGCAGATGCAGCATCAGCTGGAAAAAAGAGGTATAGACTCGCCCGACGGCCTGGCTTCAGAATCTTTAAAATGGCTAGAGGAAGAATTCAGACAAATGGAACCCCGGCAAGTCATTATCAAAGGCATGATAGCCAATCTGAGAGAGTTTCGGGAACTGGAACCAAAATTGAGGCGGCTGTGTGATTTGGTTAAGGAAATGCCGACCAGCTGA
- a CDS encoding DUF1796 family putative cysteine peptidase gives MELKDIQRSYAAILSLGYNCQVAYQLRMYKLRSFAGLLDWFNFPDTY, from the coding sequence ATGGAACTTAAAGACATTCAACGATCCTATGCGGCTATTCTGAGTCTAGGATATAACTGTCAGGTCGCATACCAGCTTCGGATGTACAAGCTGCGTTCTTTTGCAGGTCTGCTGGATTGGTTTAACTTTCCTGACACTTATTGA
- a CDS encoding Cof-type HAD-IIB family hydrolase — protein MEKQIVFFDVDGTLLHHEDRKIPESAKQAIHELQQKGISTVISTGRIPAYFSSIRKELRIDSYISINGQYVVYEGEVIYDNPIALEHLEELAGEAFSRNHAVAFCSSKGIGTKDLGHPHIVTSFGELLMEYPVIHSRYYKEHAIYQALLFCTEDEEHVYRERFPQFDFVRWHEVAMDVLPKGCSKAKGIEIMLDKLNIPAQHAYAFGDGRNDIEMLSLVGHGIAMGNAVPELKRVADYVTAPIGEDGIRKGLKAMGLIDNGEKKVPEPAI, from the coding sequence ATGGAGAAACAGATTGTATTTTTCGATGTAGACGGTACGCTGCTTCATCATGAGGACCGTAAGATTCCTGAATCAGCCAAGCAAGCCATTCATGAATTGCAGCAGAAAGGAATTTCCACCGTTATTTCTACGGGACGAATCCCGGCCTATTTTAGTTCCATTCGCAAGGAACTTCGTATAGATTCCTATATTTCTATAAATGGGCAGTATGTAGTTTATGAAGGAGAAGTAATTTATGACAATCCCATTGCGCTTGAACATTTGGAAGAGCTTGCAGGGGAGGCATTTTCCCGGAATCACGCAGTAGCTTTCTGCAGCAGCAAAGGCATTGGAACGAAAGATTTGGGGCATCCTCACATCGTGACAAGTTTCGGTGAACTGCTGATGGAGTATCCTGTTATCCATTCGCGGTACTATAAAGAACATGCCATTTATCAGGCGCTTCTATTCTGTACAGAAGACGAGGAGCATGTATACCGGGAACGATTTCCCCAGTTTGATTTTGTACGCTGGCATGAGGTCGCAATGGACGTGCTTCCCAAAGGCTGTTCCAAAGCTAAAGGAATCGAGATTATGCTGGATAAGCTTAATATCCCCGCCCAGCATGCCTATGCGTTTGGAGACGGACGTAATGATATTGAAATGCTTTCTCTTGTAGGGCATGGTATCGCGATGGGAAATGCGGTTCCTGAGCTGAAGAGGGTAGCAGATTATGTGACTGCCCCGATCGGAGAAGACGGTATCCGTAAAGGGCTTAAGGCTATGGGACTGATTGATAACGGGGAAAAAAAGGTTCCAGAGCCTGCTATATAG
- a CDS encoding LacI family DNA-binding transcriptional regulator, whose protein sequence is MANIKQIAIAAGVSVTTVSRVLNGHPYVSREKREAVLKAVKDLNYARNLNAVHLVKGKTNLIGVIIPYITNSHFNYLLAGIADLALKYGFQLILFQTDYNPDEERNVLHLLKMKQIDGIIICSKTISWEEITPYTEHGPIVACDDPGQFPVSAAYINHYESFKAGMDYLIGTGHRKIGYCINRSTSYNSKKREKAYRDALASIGEPVREEWIFRGCLYHQDGVRVVNHICGLKDRPTAILVAGDEVASGILTQARHAGIRVPEDLFIFGFDFQYIGELLQLPTVNNPISDIGRRAFEILYHHLKEETAEPVKAELKFSFIHRGQKDVRT, encoded by the coding sequence ATGGCCAATATCAAACAGATTGCCATAGCGGCGGGAGTTTCGGTAACTACTGTCTCCAGAGTATTGAACGGCCATCCTTATGTAAGCCGGGAAAAAAGAGAGGCTGTGCTTAAAGCCGTCAAGGATTTAAACTATGCCCGTAATTTAAATGCCGTACATCTGGTCAAGGGCAAAACCAATTTAATCGGAGTTATTATTCCTTACATAACGAATTCTCATTTCAATTATTTGCTTGCAGGTATTGCCGACCTGGCATTGAAATATGGTTTTCAGCTGATTTTGTTTCAGACCGATTATAATCCGGATGAAGAACGAAACGTCCTGCATCTTCTGAAAATGAAGCAAATTGACGGTATTATCATATGTTCGAAAACAATCTCTTGGGAGGAAATCACCCCTTACACGGAGCACGGCCCGATTGTAGCCTGTGATGATCCCGGGCAGTTCCCGGTTTCAGCCGCTTATATCAATCACTATGAAAGCTTCAAGGCGGGAATGGATTACTTAATTGGTACCGGACATAGAAAAATAGGGTACTGTATTAACCGTAGTACCAGTTATAACAGCAAAAAACGGGAAAAAGCATACAGGGATGCTTTGGCCTCAATTGGAGAACCTGTCCGTGAGGAATGGATTTTTCGGGGTTGTTTATACCACCAGGACGGCGTTCGTGTCGTCAACCATATATGCGGGCTCAAGGATAGACCGACTGCTATCCTCGTGGCCGGGGATGAGGTTGCTTCAGGCATTCTTACACAGGCCAGACACGCAGGAATCCGCGTTCCTGAGGATTTATTCATTTTTGGTTTTGACTTTCAGTACATAGGGGAGCTATTGCAGCTTCCGACTGTGAATAATCCCATCTCAGATATAGGACGCCGTGCTTTTGAGATTTTATACCACCACTTGAAAGAAGAAACAGCGGAACCGGTAAAAGCTGAATTGAAATTCAGCTTTATACATCGCGGCCAAAAGGATGTGAGAACATGA
- a CDS encoding CBS domain-containing protein — MKQEESKSVTELMEYPPDTAGGLMTNRYVWIPRSFTVREAVAKLKVFAEITKHIYYFYVVDKDRRLIGFLSHRDLVLADSDDLVEDLMYQRVISVPPHMDQEEVASIFQKYDLLSVPVVDEQDHLAGIVTVDDVIDVMIEETNEDIGKFAASGKDIDFHTSSFSAAKRRLPWLILLLFLGMLPGRFPLFRGFIG, encoded by the coding sequence ATGAAGCAAGAGGAATCTAAATCCGTAACTGAACTTATGGAGTATCCTCCGGATACAGCCGGAGGTTTGATGACCAACCGGTATGTATGGATTCCACGTTCGTTTACAGTGAGAGAAGCCGTGGCTAAATTAAAAGTATTCGCGGAAATCACCAAGCATATTTACTATTTTTATGTGGTGGACAAAGATCGCAGGCTTATCGGTTTTTTGTCACATCGCGATCTCGTACTGGCAGACTCAGATGACCTCGTCGAAGACTTAATGTATCAGCGTGTTATTTCGGTACCTCCCCATATGGATCAGGAAGAGGTGGCCAGCATCTTCCAGAAATATGATCTGCTTTCGGTCCCTGTTGTAGACGAGCAGGATCATTTGGCGGGAATTGTTACGGTCGATGACGTAATCGACGTTATGATAGAAGAAACCAACGAAGATATTGGGAAATTTGCGGCTTCCGGCAAAGATATAGATTTTCATACAAGCTCCTTTAGTGCGGCAAAACGCCGTCTTCCCTGGCTTATTCTTCTTCTTTTTCTTGGTATGCTTCCCGGCCGGTTCCCATTATTCCGGGGTTTCATCGGATGA